In one window of Amblyomma americanum isolate KBUSLIRL-KWMA chromosome 9, ASM5285725v1, whole genome shotgun sequence DNA:
- the LOC144105511 gene encoding TNF receptor-associated factor 6-like — translation MPLRSSQYTLVGFSDVFDWRPLHFVRPVPKYRVCSACGLVRRKTALLPCAHTLCDACCHQCVQNGAHYCPLDREEFREEDVERKECPVDELLNREVRCWNEDAGCGAVMPASQLLKHIQVDCEHHRTSCPRCSMTILCGNICAHLTSGCHEAIRSDVSKGPKQSPEAPTLANLSTLFLEGVAELKADLRQVMHESRAQSQTLNEACHGINTLRETVEDKFAEAAQRSHDSFSRNRDEIGDAVKENVTECLYTPTCTLNGISENLNSLKQTLLQDVKAATEQTRDMIGANGIKIGEVQTEMRESEQKMSCRFEKVLAHVSLNAAVSYFSIAEISTRKDIVMKKGMDHVANYPVYLQGYYMSPGITLKQCADTASLHIRTQLHKGIIDDVLQWPFSRTVKLTVIHPVSGQEKEDCFKPTENDEKYYSKPTALIEDFRFVLKHSFLLRDLEREGYVKNDRLLLKYELLK, via the exons ATGCCTCTTCGAAGTTCACAGTATACGCTGGTCGGTTTCTCCGATGTATTTGACTGGAGGCCCCTACACTTCGTGAGGCCGGTTCCCAAGTATAGGGTATGCAGCGCATGCGGGCTGGTTCGCAGGAAGACGGCGTTGCTACCGTGCGCCCATACACTGTGCGATGCCTGTTGCCACCAGTGCGTCCAAAATGGCGCGCATTACTGTCCTCTGGACCGCGAAGAGTTTCGGGAAGAGGATGTGGAGCGCAAAGAGTGCCCTGTCGACGAACTACTCAACAGAGAG GTCAGATGTTGGAATGAAGACGCTGGCTGCGGCGCTGTGATGCCTGCTTCTCAGCTGCTGAAGCACATCCAGGTTGATTGTGAACACCACCGCACATCCTGCCCGCGATGTTCGATGACTATTCTTTGCGGAAACATCTGTGCACACCTCACATCAGGATGCCACGAAGCCATCCGTTCAGACGTGTCCAAGGGCCCAAAACAGTCGCCGGAAGCACCGACGTTAGCAAATCTCAGCACGTTGTTCCTCGAAGGCGTGGCTGAACTGAAAGCCGATTTGCGGCAAGTTATGCACGAGAGCAGGGCACAGAGCCAAACGCTTAATGAGGCCTGTCATGGCATCAACACTCTTAGAGAAACCGTAGAAGACAAATTCGCAGAAGCAGCTCAGCGAAGCCACGACAGTTTCTCGAGAAACAGAGACGAAATTGGCGACGCTGTAAAGGAGAACGTGACAGAGTGCTTGTACACACCCACTTGTACGTTGAATGGAATTTCTGAAAACTTAAACTCATTAAAACAAACACTACTACAAGACGTAAAAGCTGCCACGGAACAAACTCGCGACATGATTGGCGCAAATGGCATTAAAATCGGCGAGGTACAAACGGAAATGAGAGAAAGTGAGCAGAAGATGTCATGCCGTTTTGAAAAAGTGCTGGCACATGTGTCATTAAATGCTGCAGTTAGCTATTTCAGCATCGCAGAAATAAGCACTCGCAAGGACATCGTAATGAAGAAAGGCATGGATCATGTTGCAAATTATCCTGTGTATCTTCAAGGCTACTACATGTCCCCTGGTATTACCCTGAAGCAATGTGCCGACACCGCGTCACTGCATATTCGTACTCAGCTGCACAAAGGCATAATAGACGATGTTCTTCAGTGGCCCTTCTCCCGTACTGTAAAGCTGACTGTCATACATCCGGTATCTGGCCAAGAGAAAGAGGACTGCTTCAAGCCCACAGAGAATGATGAAAAATACTATTCAAAACCAACAGCACTAATCGAAGACTTTAGATTTGTCCTCAAACATTCGTTTTTGCTGAGGGATCTAGAGCGGGAAGGTTATGTAAAAAACGATAGGCTTCTGCTCAAGTATGAGCTACTTAAATGA